A stretch of DNA from Brevibacillus ruminantium:
CAGTTGGTAGAGCAATCGGCTGTTAACCGATCGGTCGGGGGTTCGAGTCCCTCCCGAGGAGCCATATCCATGCTCCTGTAGCTCAGTAGGTAGAGCGTTTCCATGGTAAGGAAGAGGTCGCAGGTTCGATTCCTGTCGGGAGCACCATTATTATTTAACTAATGGCCCGTTGGTGAAGCGGTTTAACACAGCAGCCTTTCACGCTGTCATACAGGGGTTCGAATCCCCTACGGGTCACCATATTTCCCCACAAGGAAAGCCCGGGTGGTTTCATCCATATCCGAGTGTTCTTTGCGGGGTCCGAACATGGAGGCTTAGCTCAGCTGGGAGAGCATCTGCCTTACAAGCAGAGGGTCGGCGGTTCGATCCCGTCAGCCTCCACCATTCTTTCTTCGTCGCTTTCGATATGGGATCTCACCGTACCGGTTCACCCTCGAAGAAAGGGCAGAAGTATTTGATCAACGACACTTCCATATGGGGAGATAGCGAAGTGGCTAAACGCGGCAGACTGTAAATCTGCTCCCTCTGGGTTCGGCGGTTCGAATCCGTCTCTCCCCACCAGTTAAACATCATTGGGGTATAGCCAAGCGGTAAGGCAACGGACTTTGACTCCGTCATTCCTAGGTTCGAATCCTAGTACCCCAGCCACTTGTAATGAGCCATTAGCTCAGTTGGTAGAGCATCTGACTTTTAATCAGAGGGTCGAAGGTTCGAGTCCTTCATGGCTCACCAGTTTTTTTAATGCTGGTGATTGAAACCTGAATATGATGTGCCCTTAGCTCAGCTGGATAGAGCGTTTGACTACGAATCAAAAGGTCGGGAGTTCGAATCTCTCAGGGCACGCCACTTCAACCCTAAAAGTGAAGTGAAAAAAATAATGTCGGGAAGTAGCTCAGCTTGGTAGAGTACTTGGCTTGGGACCAAGGGGTCGCAGGTTCGAATCCTGTCTTCCCGACCATGTTTTATCCCATGGAATGATGGGATTATTATTCGTTTGCGTGGTTATGATGATATTTGTGCGGGTGTAGTTCAATGGTAGAACTCCAGCCTTCCAAGCTGGTCGCGTGGGTTCGATTCCCATCACCCGCTCCATACGTTCCTTAAACGAAACAGCAGGCAACCAAACTGGTTGTCTGTTTTTATTTTACGGTGTATTTATGCAGATTTCTGTCGAGTTGAGTCATTTCTCCTTTCAAGGCTACAATAAGAACACAAAACGATTGTGACTTTCATGTGACCAAAACGGTCACCTCTCAGTTGCTGAAAAGCATCGAGGGATGTTGACCGTCCGCGAGAGAGAGGACGTTTTTTACAGAAACAAGCCAGGTAGCCAAGGAAGGAGTCAGGTTCATGAACAAAAACATCAGTATCGTTGGTGTCCCACTCGATTTGGGAGCTGATCGCCGAGGAGTAGATATGGGACCGAGCGCCATTCGTTACGCAGGCGTTGTAGCCCGTTTGGAGCAACTGGGCCTGAACATCCAAGACAGAGGGGACATTCCTGTTACCAGGCCCCACCACTTTACGGAAACAGAGAATCACAAGTATTTGGATGAAGTCGTTGCGGCCAATGCAAAGCTGGCCGAAGTTGTAAGCGATATCATGGCAGAAGGACGTTTTCCGCTGGTACTGGGCGGAGACCACTGTATCGCGCTGGGGACGGTTGCCGGTGTCGCGAAACACAAGAAGAATTTGGGGGTCATTTGGTTTGATGCCCATGGCGACCTAAATACCGGTGAAACATCCCCATCTGGAAACATACATGGGATGCCTTTGGCAGCCAGCCTGGGCTACGGGCATGACCGCCTGGTACAAATCGGTGGTTACGCACCCAAGCTGAAACCGGAGAATGTGGTAATCATCGGTGCCAGGGATTTGGATAAAGGTGAACGGGAGCTGATCAAAAGAGTCGGCCTGAAAGTATTTACGATGCATGAGATTGATAAGCTGGGAATGGCACGCGTCATGGAAGAAGCAATCGCTCATGTATCGAAGAATACGGACGGTGTCCATCTCAGCCTGGATCTCGATGGGCTGGACCCACATGATGCACCAGGGGTAGGTACGCCAGTCATAGGGGGAATTTCCTACCGAGAGGGACATTTGGCCCTGGAAATGCTGGCGGATGCTGATGTCCTTTGCTCAGCCGAGTTTGTAGAGGTGAACCCGATCCTGGATAAGCAAAACGCGACAGCCAGAGTTGCTGTTGCGCTGATGAGTTCCGCCCTCGGAGACAAATTATTATAAACGGCCGGAAAGAAAGGAGAGGTTATCCTCTCCTTTTCTTGTTAAAAACGTCCCTTCTCTTCGGGGATTGAAACATCTTGAGGTTTTCACGTTTCCACATCTTTACATGCGATAGGGAAAAGCGGTACAGTACTAAGGATGGAGATGCAGTTGATTGAGCAGTTCATCCAGCCGTACGCTTAGCTCGATCATTTCAGCAGTGATGGTTTCCTGCTCTTTATATCTCTTGTTCAGCTCTTGCCGAAGCTGTTCAATCTCGAGAAGAACGTCATCCTGATTCATCCTTCCACGCTCCTTTACATCATCATCAGGATAAAAGAGGTGCCATCACTACTATATAAAGACAACCCACGTCTTTATTCCTGTCATTCCCAAAAAAATGGCGGTGTAAACACATCCAAATTTGAAACCAAATGCTGTATCATTCGTATATAAGGATTACGGTATTGCGGGGAGGATCGCATGGATTTTGTAGAAAAACGGTTAACACAGCGAGCCAAACGCGGGGACCGCGAGGCTTTTGCCGAGTTAATCGATATATATAAAGACAAGATTTTTCAACTCGCATACCGGATGGTTGGAAACCGTCAGGATGCTGAGGATATTGCCCAGGAGACCTTTTTACGGGTCTATGCCAATTTGCACACATATGATGAGAACTTTAAATTCTCCACGTGGATTTACCGGATCGCAACCAATTTGTGTATCGACCGCGGGAGAAAAAAACGGCCGGACTTTTCACTGGACGAAGAGGTAGAGCCAGGCCAAGGGATGGATTGGTACTCCCGCCTGTCCTCCGAAGAAAAAAATCCAGCGGACAAAGTAGTTACACAAGAGTTGCAAGAGACAGTACAGGAGGCCTTGACTCATTTGGCGCCCAAGTACCGGTCTATCATGATATTGCGCTACATTGAGGATCTGTCGTTGCAGGAGATTAGTGAGATCGTCAAGCTGCCGGTTACAACCATCAAAACCCGTATCCATCGCGGACGGGAAGCGTTGCGCAGCAAGCTGCGATTTATGTAGGAAAGGAGAAAACTACGATGGAATGCCGAGAAATGATCGTTCTCATTCATGAATTTTTGGATGAAGATATCGACGAACTATCCAACCAGCAGCTACAGTCTCATCTCAGAACCTGTAGTATCTGCCGTCAACATCTTCACGAGCTGCAAAAAACGATCGCCTTTTTACAAAGCGCGTCCCATATACACGTCTCTCCGGATTTTACAGCCAGAGTGGTTGCACAACTTCCTCAACCGACCAAAAAGAAAAGGTTCGCTGCCTGGCTGCGGAACCATCCGTTTCTTACTGCTGCCGCTGTTTTTCTCTTCCTGATGACAGGGAGTACAGCCGCCTCCTGGTACGAGAGGGACAATACGCTGCAAATTGCCACTTCCAATATGGATAAGCTGAAGATAGACCGTTCCCGCAATGTCGTTGTGGTGCCGGCTGGAACCACCATAGACGGTGACCTTGTGGTGCGAAACGGCAACGTAGAGGTCCTGGGAGAAGTGAAAGGGAATGTAGTCGCGATTGAGGGCAAGGTCATTTTGGCCTCGACTGCTCAGGTCGCTGGAAACGCCGAATCGATCGAAGCCATTTTCGATTGGATCTGGTATGAAGTGAAAAATATTGGAAATGACTTGCTTCCCATCTTCCCATAGGAGAAAATAAAGAGTACAAAGAATCAGCACGGCGCGAGAAGCCGTGCTTTTTCCGCAGGGAATCGAGCGACCGCATTGAGATGGGCGAGACATGGGGGCTTCGATATGATATCGATGGAATATGGGGATATATTACGGTATGTGATAGATATTTTGCTCGTCACATACGTTGTCTATAAATTGATTATGCTGATCAGGGGTACACGCGCTGTACAGCTGCTCAAGGGGATCATGGTGATTATTATTACCTGGCTGTTGAGCAAGTACTTTCAGCTCACGACACTGCATTGGCTGATGTCACAGGCCTTCACCTTCGGGGTGTTGGCGATCGTGATTATCTTTCAGCCGGAGCTGCGGCGCGCGTTGGAACAGTTGGGGCGGGGGAAGCTGTTTTCCCGAACCAATACGATTCAGGATGAAGAGACCGTACATCGCGTCGTACAGGAAGTGTGTAAAGCCGTTACCTATATGGCGAAACGCCGCATTGGGGCCCTGAT
This window harbors:
- the sigW gene encoding RNA polymerase sigma factor SigW — protein: MDFVEKRLTQRAKRGDREAFAELIDIYKDKIFQLAYRMVGNRQDAEDIAQETFLRVYANLHTYDENFKFSTWIYRIATNLCIDRGRKKRPDFSLDEEVEPGQGMDWYSRLSSEEKNPADKVVTQELQETVQEALTHLAPKYRSIMILRYIEDLSLQEISEIVKLPVTTIKTRIHRGREALRSKLRFM
- a CDS encoding zf-HC2 domain-containing protein; its protein translation is MECREMIVLIHEFLDEDIDELSNQQLQSHLRTCSICRQHLHELQKTIAFLQSASHIHVSPDFTARVVAQLPQPTKKKRFAAWLRNHPFLTAAAVFLFLMTGSTAASWYERDNTLQIATSNMDKLKIDRSRNVVVVPAGTTIDGDLVVRNGNVEVLGEVKGNVVAIEGKVILASTAQVAGNAESIEAIFDWIWYEVKNIGNDLLPIFP
- the rocF gene encoding arginase codes for the protein MNKNISIVGVPLDLGADRRGVDMGPSAIRYAGVVARLEQLGLNIQDRGDIPVTRPHHFTETENHKYLDEVVAANAKLAEVVSDIMAEGRFPLVLGGDHCIALGTVAGVAKHKKNLGVIWFDAHGDLNTGETSPSGNIHGMPLAASLGYGHDRLVQIGGYAPKLKPENVVIIGARDLDKGERELIKRVGLKVFTMHEIDKLGMARVMEEAIAHVSKNTDGVHLSLDLDGLDPHDAPGVGTPVIGGISYREGHLALEMLADADVLCSAEFVEVNPILDKQNATARVAVALMSSALGDKLL
- a CDS encoding aspartyl-phosphate phosphatase Spo0E family protein codes for the protein MNQDDVLLEIEQLRQELNKRYKEQETITAEMIELSVRLDELLNQLHLHP